Below is a genomic region from Nitrospira sp..
TCCAATCGGGGCGACGACGATCAGCGCGATCGTCAGATACATGAAGAATTCTTCCGGCGACATCGTGTTACGTTAGCGCATATTGCGTAGGATCTACAACCCCGGCCATCCGAAATCCATCGCGCCGGATGCGGCAACTGTCGCATCGCCCGCAGGCCAGTTCGCCTACCGGATCATAGCAACTGTGCGTGAGTGCGAGCGGCACGCCCAGCGCCACGCCTTCCCGAATGATCTCGGCCTTCGACAGCGCGAGCAAGGGCGCCAGCACTCGCAAGGCTTGTCCCTCGACACCGGCCTTGGTGCCTTCCTTCACCGCGCCTTCGAACGCACGGATGAACTCCGGGCGGCAGTCTGGATACCCCGAATAGTCGAGAACGTTGGCGCCGAAGTACACCGACTCGGCTCGGATTGTTTCGGCATAGGCCGCCGCCAGAGACAGAAAGATGAGGTTCCGCCCCGGGACATAGGTCACCGGAATCTCCGCGGTCCGTTCCGGCCTCTCACGATCTTTCGGCACCGCCTGATCGCTGGTGAGGGCCGATCCGCCGATTACGCGAAGATCGACTGAACAGACCACATGATGCATCACCGCCATCGCCTCCGCCAGCCGCCGCGCCTGGCGAACTTCCACGGCGTGACGTTGGCCGTACTCGAACGTGAGAAAATGGAGTTCCTGGCCGTCCCGCCGCGCGATGGCGGCCGTCACGGCAGAATCGATCCCTCCGCTCACCAGCACGACAGCGCGAGGACCATTCACTCCGGACATGGCGCCTCCTGATGATCACCGCGGTCGAGGAGACAGGCATGCGCGCATCGCCTGCGGTCGGACCGCTGGGGTTTCCGTGCGGTACACTGATCTGGTCGGGCTTCGGCCGGGCGACCGACGAGGCGGGGGTTGACGGGAGGGCCGTCAGTCGCGTTCTTCTTCTTTTTCGATTTTCTCCAGCAGCTCTTCTCTGGATTGGCATTCGACGCAGAGCTTGGCGAAGGGCACGGCCTCCAGCCGCCGCTCGCTGATTTCGACGCCGCATTCGGCGCAGATGCCGTAGGTGCCCTCGGACAGGCGTACCAACGATTCGTCGATGGCCTGGCGTCGGCGGTTACGCATTTCCATCAAAGAAATCCCCAGCTCGCGGTCCAGATCCATCAGCGCCTGATCGCCGACATCGCGGGCAGACTCCAGGCGCCGCTGCTGATCTTCTGTCAGCGATTGGCCGATACTGTCTTCGATTTCCTTGAGAATCTCCTGCCGTTTCCGCATGAGGATTTTCTGCAGCGCCTCGCGGCGTCGCTCGCGCGCCTCGCGTTCCTTGGCGGATTCCTTCGGCTTGGCCGCGAGCGGAGAAATCGCGACGGTCAAGGGCTTTTCGGCGGCTATGGGCTTCTCACTGACGGCCGCTGAGGCTTCGACGTTCGGCTCTTTGACGACCGGCTTGGCTGTCGGTTTGCTTTTCATAGGGGGTTTCTTTTTCGCGGGAGCCTTGGTTGCCATGACGCCGTCCTCTCTCGATGCACGTCGACTGGCCTGGAAAAAGTTCGGCATTCATAGCACGGGTGCCGGGACTTTGACAAGAGGTAGTGGTCGAAAAGAAACGCGTGCCCTAGGGATAGAGGATGGTGCTATGGACCGGATATCCGGTCAGCTTCTCCCGTCCGTTCAAGCTCTTGAGCTCCACCAGAAAATCCAAACCGGCGATCTCGCCGCCCAACTGGCGGATCAGCTCGATCGTGGCGGCCGCCGTGCCTCCGGTCGCCAGCAAGTCGTCCACGATGAGCACTCGTTCCCCTTTGGCGACTGCGTCACGATGAATCGCCAGGGAGTTGGACCCATATTCCAACTGGTAGTTTACCTCGTAGATCGCCGCCGGGAGCTTTCCGGGTTTACGGACCGGGACGAATCCCGCCTTGAGGCGCTGAGCCAGGGTTCCACCATAGATGAACCCGCGCGACTCGATGCCGACGACTTTGGTGATGTCCTGACCTCCATAGTAGGCGGTCAACTCGTCGGCGATCGCGCCGAACGCGGCCGGATCTTTGAGGAGGGTCGTGATGTCGTAAAAGAGAATGCCGGGACGGGGAAAATCGGGGACTTCGCGAATGAGCGAGCGATACTGATCGAGGGTCATTGACTCAGAGCAGATCCGATTGTGTCAGCGCTTTTCGTTCGATGGTATGGCGCAGACGGCTCAACGCGGCCATTTCGATCTGTCGGACCCGCTCGCGAGTGAGCCCCATCTCGGTGCCGATCTCTTCCAGCGTCTTGGCTTCGCTGCCGTCCAACCCGAACCGCGACACAATAACAGTTTGCTCCTTTTCAGGCAACTCCTTCACCCACGCCATCATCTCCGCACGGCGCAGCACGCCTTCAGCGGTGGCCGCCGGCGAGGGGCACATCGGGTCCTCGATGACGTCGCGAAGGAAGGTGTCGGCCTGATCGTTGATGGGGCTGTCCAACGAGCAGGTCGTGCGGATGACCTGCTTCAGATCCAGCACGTCTTCTTCCGTCGACTTCAGCTTGACCGCCACCTCGGCCGCGGTCGGTTCTCGCCCCAATGTCTGAACGAGGGACTCGCTGCGGTTGAGGTAGCGATTGAGCCGCTCGACCACATGAACCGGCAGCCGCACCAGCTTGCCTTGATTGATGATGGCGCGCTCGATGTACTGCCGGATCCACCAGGATGCGTAGGTGCTGAACCGGAAGCCGCGCTTGTAATTGAACTTCTCGACCGCTTTGATGAGCCCGATATTGCCCTCCTCCACGATGTCGGAGAAGGGAAAGCCGCGATGCATGTATCGCTTGCCGATGCTGATCACCAGACGGAGGTTGGATTCAATCATCTGCTGACGGGCCTGCTCGTCGCCGGCCATAACGCGCTTGCCCAGTTGCTGTTCCTGCTTAAATGTGAGCAGGCTGGAGCGACGGATTTCCCGGAGGTAGCTTTTCAGCGTGTCCAGTCCTTCGGACCGGCGACCGCTCTTCTCTTCGCCGTCTCCTCCCTCTTCGCGGTCGGTACTTTCTTCGTCGCGCTCGACCTGATGCCGGCGCGCTTCGCTTCCATCCTCGAAATCGTCCTGTCTCCTGGCCATGCCGTCCTCTACGACCCGCCCGCGTAGCTGATCCGAAAATCCGAGAATCGTCCCGTCGGGCGCCCCCATTCGACGCTCACGGCAGTCACCCGCGCCGCAGGAGGCCCCGTATGAAGATCGTTCATGAGGGATTCGATCCGGTCCTTCGGTCCTTCCACATCCAGTTCGACGCGCCCGTCGTCGAGATTCCGCACCGTTCCCCGGAGTCCGCGCGCGGCGGCGACTCGCACGGCGAACGCCCGGTATCCCACACCTTGCACCCGACCCGCTACGGAGATCGTCGCTCGGACCGTTGCCGGCTCAGTTGGATCGGTCATGAAGGGTGTCACCTGAACGGGCGTCGGGATCGCTCGAACCGTCTCGACGAAGGAATATTCTCACACCCACCGAGACGCGTCACGTCTTTTGCACTTCCGCGCGCAGGAATCCCGGTCCATTGTCCCGGCGAAACGAGCCGTGAGCGCCGGCTTCCGCCGTCTCCCACACATCGTATCCACCCGAACGCCCACATCTCTGCGCCGCGGGCCTCGTGAGGCAGTGTCAATTTCGACAGCCTCTGAGTACAATACTCAAGGAAGGCATCGAGGCGTCCGTTCGTCGGATTTAGGTCCTCGCTCTCTATCTAGGATGGAGGAGATCATGATCGTCGGTGTGCCGAAGGAGATCAAGGATCACGAGTATCGGGTCGGCCTGACGCCGGACGGAGCGCGGGCATTGCGCCGGGCAGGTCACGAAGTCTGGGTCGAATCCGCCGCAGGCGAAGGCAGCGGATATATGGATGAGGATTACCGGCAAGCCGGCGCTTCCATCACGCGGTCGGCCGCGGAGACCTTCGAACGCGCCGCGCTCATCATCAAGGTGAAGGAACCGCTCCTGTCGGAATGCCGTCAGGTGCGTGCGGGTCAAATTTTGTTTACCTATCTCCACCTTGCGTCCTCCGCCGAACTGACGAAGAAGCTGATGGAGAGCCGCGTCACGGCCATCGCCTACGAGACAGTGGAAGCCAAAGACGGCACACTGCCCATGCTCAGGCCCATGAGCGACATCGCCGGCCGAATGTCTGTGCAGATCGGCGCGCGCTACTTGGAGAAAACCCAAGGAGGCCGGGGTATCTTGCTGTCGGGGATGCCCGGCGTGGAGCCGGCGCACGTGGTCGTGCTCGGAGCGGGCGTGGTCGGCAGCGCGGCCGCCAGGATTGCGGTCGGTATGGGCGCCCGCGTCACCGTGATCAATCTCGACCTCGAGCGCCTTCGCGTCCTCGACGAGCAATATCAGGGACGCATCGTCACGAGAGCCGCCACCCATGAAGCCGTTGAAGAAACCGTGCCGACAGCCGACTTGTTGATCGGCGCGGTGCTTGTGCCCGGCGCCCGGGCTCCGAAATTGGTCTCGCGGCGGTTGGTCGCGCAAATGAGGAAGGGCGCTGTGATAGTTGATGTCGCGGTGGATCAAGGAGGCTGCATTGAGACGACGAAGCCCACGACCCACTCCGATCCCGTGTATCTCGTGGATGGCGTGTTTCACTATTGTGTCGCCAACATGCCGGGCATTGTCCCCCGAACATCGACCGGCGCGCTCACGAACGTCACGCTTCCGTATGTGCTCAGGCTGGCAACGGAAGGCGTCGAAACGACGATACGATCCGACGCGGGATTCGGCAAGGGTGTGAACCTCTATAATGGTAACGTGACCTGCCCGGCCGTGGCCGAAGCTCACGGCTTGCGTTTCACCCCCCTGATATAAGACAATCGCCCCTCGTTTCGCTGAGCCGTCTGCATTACGAGGTCGGGGCGTAGCGCAGCCCGGTAGCGCACTGCGTTCGGGACGCAGGGGTCGGAGGTTCAAATCCTCTCGCCCCGACCAAAATGTGCAAATTGAAATTGACCGTCGAGAGGGTTTGAAGCGGCTGGGCGCCGACTGTTAGGAGGAAGAGGTCGCACCCGCGTGCGACCGGCAGCAAAGCCGCGGGGCCGGAGGCCGAATCCTCTCGTCCCGACCAAACCAAGCTTGCTCGTGCCGCCGCCTCTTTAGCGTAGTCGGGAGTTGGGGCGGCGGATACACACCACCAGTCTCCCGGTGGTTTCCTTGTTCGCGTGTACCGCGTGCTTATTTTTGCCTTTTCATGATGAGTGCACGCGGATAAGCACCTCAAGTGTTCGGTTTCTGACAGGTACTCTAGAGGTCGACTCGATGGCTGCATCAGCCGGAACCTGCGACGCGTGCAAGGTCAGCGGCATTCCCTTGATGAAGTTGTCGCTTGGAAAAGATTTCTTCGGCCGCACGTACGACCGCCTCTCGCCCTCGAGCGACCAGAGCCCGATGTGGTTTTGCGAAGGGTGCTCGATGCAGAAGAATCTCCAGCGAGACTTTCGCGACATCCGCGCCGAACACGACAAACTCGCGGCGGGGCAGCACTCCGAACTTTCCGATCAGGAGGCGTTCCAGCGCGCCACGCTTCGGCTCAGAGAGATTGTCGCCATTCTCGGAGGATCGTCCGGCCAATCGACGCTGTTGAACGCGGCGGACGTGAAGAACCTGATCGACCGATTCCAAACGACGACCATGCGGGCCTGAACGCGTAGAGAACGCCCTTGTCCTCATTCGCCCGACATATTTTCGTCTGCACGAACCAACGGAGCGCCGACGATCCCCGCGGCAGCTGTTCGTTGCTCGGCTCGGAAGCGTTGCACGCCAAGTTCAAGCAGGAAACCAAACGGCTGAATTTGAAGAACGTGGTGCGCGCCAACAAGGCGGGCTGTCTCGACCATTGCGCGCAGGGACCGAGCGTCGTCGTGTACCCGGAGGGTGTGTGGTACACCGTCAGATCGGAAGCCGATGTCACCGAAATCATGGAATGTCATGTGATGCAGGGCGAGATCGTCACCCGCCTGGTCATGCCCGATCATCCGGTCCCATCCGAGCTCCCTCCGCTGCCCCGCTAGCGCATAACGCGAGGACCCGATGGCCGTCGAAGAGAAGTGGAAGGCCAACTTGGAGAAGGTGGTCTTCATGAAACGGTTTCCCGGCTTGCTGGCGAATTGGACCGCTCTAGAGCACAAATCCGTCGAAGCGGTGATTCCCCTGACGTGCAAGCAGGGAGCCGCGGCGATCATTTTCCACGATGGCACGTTCACCATCGCGCCGCCCATGTCGGCCGAACCGTACGAACTCGGAGAAACGCTGCAGCGCGCCAGGACATATCTGGCGCGGAGCCATCCGGACGCGTATGCCGAGTATGACCTGTTGGTGAAGAAGGATCAGGATGCGCTCAAGGCGGCCAGGCTCGAAAAGATAATCGGCGCGATCCGCAACAATCTCGAACAGATCCCCGAGTTGAAGGATCGGCTGAAACGTCTCGTGGAGGAATGGAAGTGAGCAGCCTCCCCAAGAAGAATATGTTCGAAATTTTTTCCCAGGGTCTCTTCGAAGGAGTCAAGCCTATGATGGTCATTCGCGATCACCTTGTCCGGCATCCGGACCGGTGCATGCACAACGGCATCTGCATTCCGATCTGCCCGACCGGCGCCTGGCTCTCGACGCCGCCCTACAAGTTCGACCCCTCCCGCTGTCTCGAAAGCTGCCGGCTCTGCTTGGACGCCTGCCCATCGCACGCCATCTACGCGGTATTCAGGAAAGGCGACAAGCTCCTGGAGCCGCAAAAGTAGTAGCGGCGAGCCGACGGCGCAACGACGCGCAGCTTCCTGAGGAAGGCCAGCCTGCATTCAGACACCCCGGAGCCACCAGCCCGGGGGAAGGATTCCTCCCAATCCTTATCGCCCTGATCCCGTTTTGGGAGTGAACGACGCCTCGAGGAGAGTCCGATCGAAACCGGGTGCGACGGCGCCAAATTTTGCGTACCGATACAGCACGACGTCGAAGATCGTCGAGAGGGTGGACAAGACGAGCCCCAGGACCGGGAAATAACAGATCGCAAGCGCCATGATGAGGATGGCGGTCGCGAGGTGCGTCGGGACCAGTCCGGCTCCGATCACGAACGCAAAGACGCCGGGCAGCGCCCAAAAGAAATACAGCACACCGAATCCCAATCCCGCCAGAATATTCTCTCCCCAAGTTCGCCGTAAGAGCTGAACCGATTCCTTGATTGCATCGAACGGACCTGTGCGCTGCGCTACGAGCACGGGCACGACCAGGAATGTGGCGACACTCCATGCCAACCCGAGCATCCTGACGACAAGTCCGCCGATCATGCCGGATCGGCGTTCGATCCCTTTGAGGAGCACACCCACCGTCGCGGACACGACCGCCCACCCGACGATCTGGGGAAGCAGCGACACGGCCTCGCTCAATGCCGTCGAGACGGACTCGGACCGTCCTTCGAATTTCCGCAGCACGGCGAGAGCCAACGCGGCGTTGAAAAACACTCCGACGCCATAGGTCGATACGTACAGGAAGAAGAGGCCGAACGCATTCGCCGACCCGACATGCGGCACATCGTCCGGCACCGGCATTCCGGTGAATCCTTCAATGATGGCCGGAGCCGCGACCACGGCGGTGAGCAGCAGCACACAGACCGAGGAGGCCAGCGGCAGCAGCAACAGCGTCTTCTCCTCTTTGAGGATACGCCAGGCCGCCGCCAAGATCGCTTGCGTGGTGACGATCCTCTGTGTCCACGACGACATCCGCCGAATGCCCCGTTTCGTCAGGCCAACTGCTTTCTCAATCGTCCCCAATAGGCCGTTCCGACATATCCGCAAGCACCGGTGGCGGTCGTAAGGGCCAGGATCCGGTACACCTTGCTCCGTGGGATCTTGACATGGACGGCGGGGTTCAACAGATCGGGAGAGTTCAGAACGAGTTTCAGAGATTCGCCTGCCGACAGAATGGGCCACATGCAGGAAAGACGCAGGCGAGTCTCCAGACGAGGGATGGCCATGGTATACAGCCAGCCCTGATCGAGATGCTCCACGGCCGTCCGAACAAGTCGAGTCAGCACCGGGCGAAAGCGCGGAAGATTGTTGGCATCGAGGAGTTGCTTAGGAGTGAGCCCGGCCTCGGACAACACTACCTCCGGCACGTAACACCGACCTCGCTGCAAGTCGTGAGCGATGTCCTTGACCACATTGGTCAGCTGAAGCCCTTTCCCGAAACGCACACCCACATCCGACATCTCCCGTACGTCCCAGGAACAGAGCGCGCGGCGATGGGCGCACATCAAGTCGGTCCAGAACTCCCCGACACAGCCGGCGACGTAATAGGTGTACCGGTCAAGGTCGTCGAGGGTCTTGAACGAGGTCAGGTCGGCAGCGCTGGTTCCGGGAAACGCCGTCAGGTCCATTTCCATGCCCTGCGTGAGCGTCGTCATGAGTCGCTGCACACGCCGGCGGTCGTCCAACGCGAACGACTGGAACAGGCGAAAACAGTCCTCCAACCGCTCCAGCAATACCCGTTCGGCTTCATGCCGCTGCAGCGGGCCGATTGCCTCCCGGATGTCTTTGACTTGGATCCAGGCGACGCGGTCGCTGATGAACTGCGCTTTCAGCTGGCCGAGATAATCCAGCCGACGTGGGCGGTCGATCAAGTCGGTATCGGCGATAGTATCGGCGGCGCGGGCGAACAAGTAAGCGAGACTGACTTGATCCCGCACATCGGCGGGAACGACGGCCAGAGTCGTATAGAAGAGTCGTGAGACGCGTTTGAGCAGATCGCGGAGCAGTTCCTGCTTGGAGACCGTGGTGTCCGTAGCCACTCCTACTTCACTTCCAGCGTGCCTTCCATCCCCTTGTCCCGATGGCTCGGCAGCGGCCACAGCCGCTTGTCGCAATAGATGGAGAAGACCCCGGGCTTGGACGGCGTGAATCTCACGACGGCCGTCCTGCCGGCACCGACATCCTGCTCGACGGAGAGGCCTGAGGCAGAATCTTTGATGATGAAATTGTGGGGTATGATCGTGGTCACGCTGGTCAGGGTGAATTCGACCGGCTTGCCCGTTTCGACGATCAGATGGGCGGGCGCGTAGGAATAGCTGTCGAGCGTGATCGTGGCACGCTGCACTCCGTCGGCCCCAAGGGGGACCGCAACAGGCACGGCGAGGGGCGGCACATCGGCGGCTGAGGCGAACATCCCACCGGACATCACGGTCGCCAGTGCCGCCAGGAGGGCGTATCGCAAGGGCGACGGCATCATGAGAGGGTTCTAACAGGAAGGCGGAGAACAGGTCAACTTGACCTTTGCCGTTCCAGAGCTATTGTAGAAACCAGCGCCGGAAGCTCTGTATAATTGTGAGTGCTGTGCCGCCGAAACCGTGGCGGCAGAAACACCGCAGGCGCCACGCGCGCAAAGGAGGACGCTCGATGAAGTGGTTGAAAGGCATCTCGCTGTTTCTAATTGCGAACATCCTGATCTACCTGACGCTGTCGGTGACCGCCAGCATCCTGATCAATGTCGTGCTGCCGGCCTTCGGCATCGACGTACGAGGCGTCTTCAGTCAGCAACTGGTGGTCTGGTCGCTCGTCATCGGCTTTGGGGGTGCCTTCATCAGCTTGCTGTTTTCCAAGCAGATGGCCCGGGCAATGCTGCACTGTCAGCAGATAACGGAGCCACACTCTCACGCCGAGCAGGTCATCCATGGTTCGGTGCGAGAAATCGCACAACGTCTGAAAATCACCATGCCCGAGGTCTGGGTCTACGACGCGCCGGATCCCAACGCCTTCGCGACGGGTCCGAGCAAGAACAACTCGATGGTCGCGGTGTCCACGGGACTACTCCAAAACCTGAAGGAGGATGAAGTCAAGGCCGTACTGGCGCACGAAATGGGCCACGTGTACAACGGCGACATGTTCACAACAACGGTCCTGGCGGGGCTGATGAACACCTTCGTCTATTACATCAGCAACCTGTTGGCCTCGATGGTCGGGCAGCCGAGCGGCGACCGAGAAGAGGGGGGCTCGGCGGGCAATCCGATTCTCGCCATAGTCGTCTACTTCTTCCTGCAGATCGTGCTGTCGTTCTTGGCCATGATCGTGGTGAGCTGGCATTCCCGGCGGCGCGAATACGAAGCCGACGCCTTTTCGGCCAAAGTCTACGGCAAACAATCGATGATCGGGGCGTTGCAGGGAATCGACCGATGGGTCAACCGGACGCAGTTCGAGTATTCAAACCAGGATGCGCTGGCCACGATGAAGATCTCCGGCACGTCATCCGGCGTGATGCAACTCCTGGCGACCCATCCGCCCATCGAGGCTCGGATCGCCGCGCTCCAACAACTCTAACCGTCACAGAGGAGGCCATCATGTTGAACCGACTCATCGTCGTCTCCACCCTCGCACTGAGTGGCGGACTCCTGATCGGCCTCAGTAACGTGCGTGCGGAAGAGAAAGGACTGCTCATGGCGTCCAAGACCGCGAGCCTCTATGACTTCACAATGGA
It encodes:
- the queC gene encoding 7-cyano-7-deazaguanine synthase QueC is translated as MSGVNGPRAVVLVSGGIDSAVTAAIARRDGQELHFLTFEYGQRHAVEVRQARRLAEAMAVMHHVVCSVDLRVIGGSALTSDQAVPKDRERPERTAEIPVTYVPGRNLIFLSLAAAYAETIRAESVYFGANVLDYSGYPDCRPEFIRAFEGAVKEGTKAGVEGQALRVLAPLLALSKAEIIREGVALGVPLALTHSCYDPVGELACGRCDSCRIRRDGFRMAGVVDPTQYALT
- a CDS encoding TraR/DksA family transcriptional regulator, translated to MTVAISPLAAKPKESAKEREARERRREALQKILMRKRQEILKEIEDSIGQSLTEDQQRRLESARDVGDQALMDLDRELGISLMEMRNRRRQAIDESLVRLSEGTYGICAECGVEISERRLEAVPFAKLCVECQSREELLEKIEKEEERD
- a CDS encoding adenine phosphoribosyltransferase — protein: MTLDQYRSLIREVPDFPRPGILFYDITTLLKDPAAFGAIADELTAYYGGQDITKVVGIESRGFIYGGTLAQRLKAGFVPVRKPGKLPAAIYEVNYQLEYGSNSLAIHRDAVAKGERVLIVDDLLATGGTAAATIELIRQLGGEIAGLDFLVELKSLNGREKLTGYPVHSTILYP
- a CDS encoding sigma-70 family RNA polymerase sigma factor, with product MARRQDDFEDGSEARRHQVERDEESTDREEGGDGEEKSGRRSEGLDTLKSYLREIRRSSLLTFKQEQQLGKRVMAGDEQARQQMIESNLRLVISIGKRYMHRGFPFSDIVEEGNIGLIKAVEKFNYKRGFRFSTYASWWIRQYIERAIINQGKLVRLPVHVVERLNRYLNRSESLVQTLGREPTAAEVAVKLKSTEEDVLDLKQVIRTTCSLDSPINDQADTFLRDVIEDPMCPSPAATAEGVLRRAEMMAWVKELPEKEQTVIVSRFGLDGSEAKTLEEIGTEMGLTRERVRQIEMAALSRLRHTIERKALTQSDLL
- a CDS encoding acylphosphatase — protein: MTDPTEPATVRATISVAGRVQGVGYRAFAVRVAAARGLRGTVRNLDDGRVELDVEGPKDRIESLMNDLHTGPPAARVTAVSVEWGRPTGRFSDFRISYAGGS
- the ald gene encoding alanine dehydrogenase, with the translated sequence MIVGVPKEIKDHEYRVGLTPDGARALRRAGHEVWVESAAGEGSGYMDEDYRQAGASITRSAAETFERAALIIKVKEPLLSECRQVRAGQILFTYLHLASSAELTKKLMESRVTAIAYETVEAKDGTLPMLRPMSDIAGRMSVQIGARYLEKTQGGRGILLSGMPGVEPAHVVVLGAGVVGSAAARIAVGMGARVTVINLDLERLRVLDEQYQGRIVTRAATHEAVEETVPTADLLIGAVLVPGARAPKLVSRRLVAQMRKGAVIVDVAVDQGGCIETTKPTTHSDPVYLVDGVFHYCVANMPGIVPRTSTGALTNVTLPYVLRLATEGVETTIRSDAGFGKGVNLYNGNVTCPAVAEAHGLRFTPLI
- a CDS encoding (2Fe-2S) ferredoxin domain-containing protein — translated: MSSFARHIFVCTNQRSADDPRGSCSLLGSEALHAKFKQETKRLNLKNVVRANKAGCLDHCAQGPSVVVYPEGVWYTVRSEADVTEIMECHVMQGEIVTRLVMPDHPVPSELPPLPR
- a CDS encoding DUF6159 family protein encodes the protein MSSWTQRIVTTQAILAAAWRILKEEKTLLLLPLASSVCVLLLTAVVAAPAIIEGFTGMPVPDDVPHVGSANAFGLFFLYVSTYGVGVFFNAALALAVLRKFEGRSESVSTALSEAVSLLPQIVGWAVVSATVGVLLKGIERRSGMIGGLVVRMLGLAWSVATFLVVPVLVAQRTGPFDAIKESVQLLRRTWGENILAGLGFGVLYFFWALPGVFAFVIGAGLVPTHLATAILIMALAICYFPVLGLVLSTLSTIFDVVLYRYAKFGAVAPGFDRTLLEASFTPKTGSGR
- a CDS encoding phytoene/squalene synthase family protein; this translates as MATDTTVSKQELLRDLLKRVSRLFYTTLAVVPADVRDQVSLAYLFARAADTIADTDLIDRPRRLDYLGQLKAQFISDRVAWIQVKDIREAIGPLQRHEAERVLLERLEDCFRLFQSFALDDRRRVQRLMTTLTQGMEMDLTAFPGTSAADLTSFKTLDDLDRYTYYVAGCVGEFWTDLMCAHRRALCSWDVREMSDVGVRFGKGLQLTNVVKDIAHDLQRGRCYVPEVVLSEAGLTPKQLLDANNLPRFRPVLTRLVRTAVEHLDQGWLYTMAIPRLETRLRLSCMWPILSAGESLKLVLNSPDLLNPAVHVKIPRSKVYRILALTTATGACGYVGTAYWGRLRKQLA
- a CDS encoding cupredoxin domain-containing protein: MMPSPLRYALLAALATVMSGGMFASAADVPPLAVPVAVPLGADGVQRATITLDSYSYAPAHLIVETGKPVEFTLTSVTTIIPHNFIIKDSASGLSVEQDVGAGRTAVVRFTPSKPGVFSIYCDKRLWPLPSHRDKGMEGTLEVK
- the htpX gene encoding protease HtpX, which translates into the protein MKWLKGISLFLIANILIYLTLSVTASILINVVLPAFGIDVRGVFSQQLVVWSLVIGFGGAFISLLFSKQMARAMLHCQQITEPHSHAEQVIHGSVREIAQRLKITMPEVWVYDAPDPNAFATGPSKNNSMVAVSTGLLQNLKEDEVKAVLAHEMGHVYNGDMFTTTVLAGLMNTFVYYISNLLASMVGQPSGDREEGGSAGNPILAIVVYFFLQIVLSFLAMIVVSWHSRRREYEADAFSAKVYGKQSMIGALQGIDRWVNRTQFEYSNQDALATMKISGTSSGVMQLLATHPPIEARIAALQQL